The Phycisphaerae bacterium genome includes a window with the following:
- a CDS encoding glycosyltransferase, translating to MFDRVLVLSVSAGAGHLRAAQAVERAFLLMNAAREVRHIDTLDFTNKVFRDLYTKAYIDLVNRSPELLGWLYDYLDKPWRNERRRLALNKLNTRPFVKMLRQTQPEIVVCTHFLPSEIISWLKAKQRLTSRQAIVVTDLDVHAMWLCHHYEQYFVPRDETREHMVKLGVPAKKITVSGIPIDPVFAEPKDKVAMRRKHGLAPDQTTILTSAGGFGVGPIEHLLTSLMELRHPAQVVAICGRSEQLRKRVEKIVATVPPAGKVKVQVVGYTQDMDEYMAAADLVVGKPGGLTTSEALAKGLVYVIVNPIPGQEERNSDHLLEDGVAIRCNNLPVLAYKIDQLLDDTSRLAAMQANARRIGRPNAACDIVTRLLALK from the coding sequence ATGTTCGATCGGGTCCTGGTCCTGTCGGTATCCGCTGGAGCGGGGCATCTGCGGGCCGCCCAGGCCGTCGAGCGGGCTTTCCTCCTGATGAACGCCGCCCGCGAGGTCCGGCACATCGATACCCTCGATTTCACCAACAAGGTCTTCCGCGACCTGTACACCAAGGCCTATATCGATCTGGTCAATCGCTCGCCCGAACTGCTCGGCTGGCTCTACGACTATCTCGACAAACCCTGGCGGAACGAACGACGCCGGCTGGCCCTCAACAAGCTCAATACCCGCCCGTTCGTCAAAATGCTCCGCCAGACACAGCCCGAGATCGTGGTCTGCACCCACTTCCTGCCATCCGAAATCATCTCCTGGCTGAAGGCCAAGCAGCGGCTGACCAGTCGGCAAGCCATCGTGGTCACCGATCTCGACGTTCACGCCATGTGGCTGTGCCATCACTATGAGCAGTACTTCGTGCCCCGCGACGAGACCCGCGAGCACATGGTCAAGCTCGGCGTGCCCGCCAAAAAGATCACCGTGAGCGGCATCCCCATCGATCCGGTCTTCGCCGAACCCAAAGACAAGGTCGCCATGCGCCGCAAACATGGCCTCGCTCCCGATCAGACCACCATCCTCACCTCCGCGGGCGGCTTCGGCGTCGGCCCGATCGAGCACCTGCTGACCTCGCTCATGGAGCTCCGCCATCCGGCTCAAGTAGTCGCCATCTGCGGCCGGAGTGAGCAGCTCCGCAAACGGGTCGAGAAGATCGTCGCCACCGTCCCGCCCGCCGGGAAGGTCAAGGTCCAAGTCGTCGGTTACACCCAGGATATGGACGAGTACATGGCCGCCGCCGATCTCGTCGTGGGCAAACCCGGCGGCCTGACTACCTCCGAGGCCCTCGCCAAGGGACTCGTCTACGTGATCGTCAACCCTATCCCTGGCCAGGAAGAACGCAACTCCGACCACCTGCTCGAGGACGGCGTTGCCATCCGCTGCAACAACCTCCCCGTGTTGGCCTACAAGATCGATCAGCTCCTCGACGACACCAGCCGCCTGGCCGCCATGCAGGCCAACGCCCGCCGCATCGGCCGCCCCAACGCCGCCTGCGACATCGTGACTCGGCTCCTGGCCCTTAAGTAG
- the trxA gene encoding thioredoxin has product MAGPNTREFTEANFEDEVLNAAEPVLVDFWAEWCMPCRALGPTIDELATEYAGRARVGKVDTEANPSLAAKFGIMNIPTVILFKNGQIREKFVGLRGKKDFAASLNAALTS; this is encoded by the coding sequence ATGGCCGGCCCCAACACCAGGGAATTCACCGAAGCCAATTTCGAGGACGAGGTGCTCAACGCCGCCGAGCCGGTGCTCGTGGACTTCTGGGCCGAGTGGTGCATGCCCTGTCGTGCCCTCGGACCAACGATCGATGAACTGGCCACCGAATACGCCGGCAGAGCACGGGTCGGCAAGGTCGACACCGAGGCTAACCCATCCCTCGCCGCCAAATTCGGCATCATGAACATCCCCACCGTCATCCTCTTTAAGAACGGGCAAATCCGCGAGAAGTTCGTCGGCCTGCGCGGCAAGAAGGACTTCGCGGCCTCCCTCAATGCCGCCCTGACCAGCTGA
- a CDS encoding type II secretion system protein encodes MVVAIVALLLAIFLPSLTRARLRSNVVVVHSDLRHITVALDAYAMEHKDQLPPTRQSCGTRALYQLPMELAAKKYLPNGPGSLKRAFFEDLFNRGQTYRYRAPGAVWQNGTLMDFPDSTWRPRARIWVPDDAPRCASTTGQYYANHTSEGRSPVTYAVWSMGPEPDSTRFPHWEDGTLDEAEMPLPRRFWLTNEGSASGLITHFRMRHGLTYTSP; translated from the coding sequence GTGGTTGTGGCAATCGTGGCCCTGCTCCTGGCCATCTTCCTGCCGTCGCTCACCCGGGCCCGGCTACGATCTAATGTCGTCGTGGTCCATTCCGACCTCCGACACATCACTGTTGCTCTGGACGCCTACGCGATGGAGCACAAGGACCAATTGCCGCCTACCCGGCAGTCGTGCGGCACCAGGGCCCTCTATCAGTTGCCCATGGAACTGGCCGCCAAGAAGTACTTGCCAAACGGCCCGGGAAGCCTCAAGCGGGCATTCTTCGAGGACCTGTTCAACCGCGGCCAGACCTACCGATACCGCGCTCCGGGAGCAGTGTGGCAGAACGGCACGCTGATGGACTTCCCCGATAGTACCTGGCGGCCACGGGCCAGAATCTGGGTGCCCGACGATGCTCCTCGCTGCGCGAGCACAACCGGCCAGTACTACGCCAATCACACCTCCGAGGGCAGAAGCCCGGTAACCTATGCGGTCTGGAGCATGGGGCCGGAACCCGACTCGACCAGGTTCCCACACTGGGAGGACGGTACCTTGGATGAGGCGGAAATGCCGCTCCCGAGGCGATTCTGGTTGACCAACGAGGGCAGCGCTTCGGGTCTCATCACTCATTTTCGGATGCGGCACGGTTTGACTTACACCAGCCCCTGA
- a CDS encoding lysophospholipid acyltransferase family protein, protein MAKQKPAIDWLVYVAVRCASTMFQIFPIDLNLRTARFLGWIWYHIMPRHRKRAHEHLRLAYGNTLTDRQVNDYALRSMQQITMMVVELMFTPRLINEWTWPRYIRLKGIEQALDVLVSRRGAVLVTGHYGSWELVGFMLATLGFPLTAVMRPLDNPYLNDYLMTARARRGLRLLYKKGATQSAADILESGGVLGFIADQNAGRKGLFVDFFGVKASTYKSIGLLAMKHNVPIVVGCARRVSNRFRYEVECTRVIRPQEWTGRDDPLLWITQQYSWAIERFVRQAPEQYLWMHRRWKSRPKDEEAAAEVPV, encoded by the coding sequence ATGGCCAAGCAGAAGCCCGCGATTGACTGGCTTGTCTATGTCGCCGTTCGATGCGCCTCGACCATGTTCCAGATATTCCCCATCGACTTGAACCTCCGGACAGCCCGGTTCCTGGGTTGGATCTGGTATCACATCATGCCCCGGCATCGTAAGCGGGCTCACGAACACCTCCGCCTCGCCTATGGCAACACCCTGACCGACCGCCAGGTCAACGACTACGCCCTCAGGTCCATGCAGCAGATCACCATGATGGTCGTCGAACTGATGTTCACCCCGCGACTCATCAACGAATGGACCTGGCCGCGATACATACGTCTCAAGGGAATCGAGCAGGCCCTCGACGTCCTGGTCAGCCGCCGCGGGGCCGTCCTGGTGACCGGACACTACGGCAGTTGGGAACTCGTGGGCTTCATGCTGGCCACCCTCGGTTTCCCCCTGACCGCCGTCATGCGCCCGCTCGACAACCCCTATCTCAACGACTACCTCATGACCGCAAGAGCCAGGCGGGGACTGCGGCTGCTGTACAAGAAGGGGGCCACCCAGAGCGCCGCCGACATCCTCGAAAGCGGGGGGGTGCTGGGCTTCATCGCCGATCAGAACGCCGGTCGCAAAGGGCTGTTCGTCGATTTCTTCGGCGTGAAAGCCTCAACCTACAAGTCCATCGGTCTGCTGGCCATGAAACACAACGTGCCCATCGTCGTCGGCTGCGCCCGACGAGTCAGCAATCGGTTCCGCTATGAGGTCGAGTGCACACGCGTCATTCGCCCCCAGGAGTGGACCGGCCGCGATGATCCGCTTCTCTGGATTACCCAGCAGTACTCCTGGGCCATCGAACGATTCGTTCGCCAGGCGCCCGAACAGTATCTCTGGATGCACCGTCGATGGAAGAGCCGGCCCAAGGACGAGGAGGCGGCCGCGGAAGTCCCCGTCTGA